A genomic segment from Syngnathus scovelli strain Florida chromosome 3, RoL_Ssco_1.2, whole genome shotgun sequence encodes:
- the tti2 gene encoding TELO2-interacting protein 2 isoform X1, whose amino-acid sequence MLFPKLSMKSKQSQPAMTDFSRLFDELELDDDERPLSSALLPPVAALLPELRRRLVSRPPDPSLSIRGMGRLLRAADPLWLLGPAGGPEAPYVSVVCALISRAAPPPDDVPAPQPYASNVAAVAAALQALLAKLQAAGPDRRVRTLTLALAPHVCVFAAPHMEERAWTSRASREACGRLESQLLAAGGWLDSTHMLTGGGPDGEAGILGAVLDVVRPTLEREARRQCDRVDEVDSALAWTLLRVPRPFLAPVLPRLLGPALLLSDHQGGDKCMLGIRCLHHIVSNTAASELRALNRADVMYEALFRHLHGTDADVMQLLLPCLLDLLAVLESPPSAAPRGAAPRHHRVLRLLLTRMEAEHKVALRRVYAQALPAYLHRMGVSACRHFARLSRVVPAYLEVGDGLEELTRLYTLEALWQILTAAWPRCGSARAIAMWLPCLLRLLVDAEWPEPRLRPDVCRRLGRRAARCVALLDAAARGRLQCALEQVDAGCCTPEVASLLATVTVASGKSPSRCPVCSDGAWTRAEASARLCACPSATPE is encoded by the exons ATGTTGTTTCCAAAGCTGTCAATGAAATCAAAACAAAG ccagccagccatgaCGGACTTTTCCCGGTTGTTTGATGAGCTTGAGCTGGATGACGATGAGCGGCCCCTCTCCTCCGCCTTGCTCCCACCCGTCGCCGCGCTCCTCCCTGAGCTGCGGCGGCGTTTGGTCAGCCGACCCCCGGACCCAAGTCTGTCCATCCGCGGAATGGGCCGGCTCCTCCGAGCGGCCGATCCCCTTTGGCTGCTGGGCCCGGCCGGCGGACCGGAGGCGCCGTATGTCTCGGTGGTCTGCGCTCTAATCAGCCgcgccgccccgccgcccgatgacgtccccgcgccgcaaCCCTACGCGTCCAATGTGGCCGCCGTGGCTGCTGCCCTGCAAGCGCTGCTGGCAAAACTGCAAGCGGCGGGGCCTGACCGGCGCGTCCGGACCCTGACGCTGGCCCTGGCCCCCCACGTCTGCGTGTTTGCTGCCCCGCACATGGAG GAGCGAGCGTGGACCAGCCGTGCTTCCAGAGAGGCGTGTGGCCGCCTGGAATCGCAATTGTTGGCAGCGGGAGGTTGGCTAGACTCCACCCACATGCTGACAGGCGGCGGCCCTGACGGCGAGGCCGGCATCCTGGGGGCGGTCCTGGATGTGGTGCGGCCAACGCTCGAAAG GGAAGCGCGGCGGCAGTGCGACCGAGTCGATGAGGTGGACTCGGCGTTGGCGTGGACGCTCCTGCGG GTGCCGCGCCCCTTCCTGGCACCTGTGCTGCCCCGCCTCCTGGGCCCCGCCCtcctcctcagcgaccaccaaGGCGGTGACAAGTGCATGCTGGGAATTCGCTGCCTGCACCATATTGTCAGCAACACG GCTGCCAGCGAGCTGCGCGCGTTGAACCGGGCGGACGTCATGTACGAGGCGCTTTTCCGACATCTGCACGGCACTGACGCTGACGTCATGCAG CTGCTCCTGCCTTGCCTCTTGGACCTGCTGGCCGTTTTGGAGAGTCCCCCTTCGGCAGCCCCCCGCGGGGCGGCCCCTCGCCACCACCGTGTGCTGCGCCTGCTGCTCACGCGCATGGAGGCCGAGCACAAGGTGGCGCTCAGGAGAGTCTACGCGCAGGCGCTGCCGGCCTACCTGCACAG GATGGGTGTGAGCGCGTGTCGCCACTTTGCCCGTCTGAGTCGCGTGGTCCCAGCCTACCTGGAGGTCGGCGACGGTCTCGAAGAGCTCACCCGACTGTACACCCTGGAAGCCCTCTGGCAAATCCTCACGGCGGCGTGGCCACG TTGCGGCTCAGCGCGCGCCATCGCCATGTGGCTCCCGTGTTTGCTGCGTCTGCTGGTGGACGCCGAGTGGCCCGAGCCCCGCCTCCGCCCCGACGTCTGCCGCCGGCTCGGCCGCCGGGCCGCCCGATGCGTGGCCCTGCTGGATGCCGCCGCCCGCGGACGCCTGCAG TGCGCGCTGGAGCAGGTGGACGCCGGCTGTTGTACTCCCGAGGTGGCGAGTCTCCTAGCGACGGTAACAGTGGCGAGCGGCAAGAGCCCATCCCGTTGCCCCGTCTGCTCCGACGGCGCCTGGACCCGAGCGGAAGCGTCGGCACGTCTGTGCGCGTGCCCGAGCGCCACGCCCGAGTGA
- the tti2 gene encoding TELO2-interacting protein 2 isoform X2 → MTDFSRLFDELELDDDERPLSSALLPPVAALLPELRRRLVSRPPDPSLSIRGMGRLLRAADPLWLLGPAGGPEAPYVSVVCALISRAAPPPDDVPAPQPYASNVAAVAAALQALLAKLQAAGPDRRVRTLTLALAPHVCVFAAPHMEERAWTSRASREACGRLESQLLAAGGWLDSTHMLTGGGPDGEAGILGAVLDVVRPTLEREARRQCDRVDEVDSALAWTLLRVPRPFLAPVLPRLLGPALLLSDHQGGDKCMLGIRCLHHIVSNTAASELRALNRADVMYEALFRHLHGTDADVMQLLLPCLLDLLAVLESPPSAAPRGAAPRHHRVLRLLLTRMEAEHKVALRRVYAQALPAYLHRMGVSACRHFARLSRVVPAYLEVGDGLEELTRLYTLEALWQILTAAWPRCGSARAIAMWLPCLLRLLVDAEWPEPRLRPDVCRRLGRRAARCVALLDAAARGRLQCALEQVDAGCCTPEVASLLATVTVASGKSPSRCPVCSDGAWTRAEASARLCACPSATPE, encoded by the exons atgaCGGACTTTTCCCGGTTGTTTGATGAGCTTGAGCTGGATGACGATGAGCGGCCCCTCTCCTCCGCCTTGCTCCCACCCGTCGCCGCGCTCCTCCCTGAGCTGCGGCGGCGTTTGGTCAGCCGACCCCCGGACCCAAGTCTGTCCATCCGCGGAATGGGCCGGCTCCTCCGAGCGGCCGATCCCCTTTGGCTGCTGGGCCCGGCCGGCGGACCGGAGGCGCCGTATGTCTCGGTGGTCTGCGCTCTAATCAGCCgcgccgccccgccgcccgatgacgtccccgcgccgcaaCCCTACGCGTCCAATGTGGCCGCCGTGGCTGCTGCCCTGCAAGCGCTGCTGGCAAAACTGCAAGCGGCGGGGCCTGACCGGCGCGTCCGGACCCTGACGCTGGCCCTGGCCCCCCACGTCTGCGTGTTTGCTGCCCCGCACATGGAG GAGCGAGCGTGGACCAGCCGTGCTTCCAGAGAGGCGTGTGGCCGCCTGGAATCGCAATTGTTGGCAGCGGGAGGTTGGCTAGACTCCACCCACATGCTGACAGGCGGCGGCCCTGACGGCGAGGCCGGCATCCTGGGGGCGGTCCTGGATGTGGTGCGGCCAACGCTCGAAAG GGAAGCGCGGCGGCAGTGCGACCGAGTCGATGAGGTGGACTCGGCGTTGGCGTGGACGCTCCTGCGG GTGCCGCGCCCCTTCCTGGCACCTGTGCTGCCCCGCCTCCTGGGCCCCGCCCtcctcctcagcgaccaccaaGGCGGTGACAAGTGCATGCTGGGAATTCGCTGCCTGCACCATATTGTCAGCAACACG GCTGCCAGCGAGCTGCGCGCGTTGAACCGGGCGGACGTCATGTACGAGGCGCTTTTCCGACATCTGCACGGCACTGACGCTGACGTCATGCAG CTGCTCCTGCCTTGCCTCTTGGACCTGCTGGCCGTTTTGGAGAGTCCCCCTTCGGCAGCCCCCCGCGGGGCGGCCCCTCGCCACCACCGTGTGCTGCGCCTGCTGCTCACGCGCATGGAGGCCGAGCACAAGGTGGCGCTCAGGAGAGTCTACGCGCAGGCGCTGCCGGCCTACCTGCACAG GATGGGTGTGAGCGCGTGTCGCCACTTTGCCCGTCTGAGTCGCGTGGTCCCAGCCTACCTGGAGGTCGGCGACGGTCTCGAAGAGCTCACCCGACTGTACACCCTGGAAGCCCTCTGGCAAATCCTCACGGCGGCGTGGCCACG TTGCGGCTCAGCGCGCGCCATCGCCATGTGGCTCCCGTGTTTGCTGCGTCTGCTGGTGGACGCCGAGTGGCCCGAGCCCCGCCTCCGCCCCGACGTCTGCCGCCGGCTCGGCCGCCGGGCCGCCCGATGCGTGGCCCTGCTGGATGCCGCCGCCCGCGGACGCCTGCAG TGCGCGCTGGAGCAGGTGGACGCCGGCTGTTGTACTCCCGAGGTGGCGAGTCTCCTAGCGACGGTAACAGTGGCGAGCGGCAAGAGCCCATCCCGTTGCCCCGTCTGCTCCGACGGCGCCTGGACCCGAGCGGAAGCGTCGGCACGTCTGTGCGCGTGCCCGAGCGCCACGCCCGAGTGA
- the tti2 gene encoding TELO2-interacting protein 2 isoform X3, producing the protein MTDFSRLFDELELDDDERPLSSALLPPVAALLPELRRRLVSRPPDPSLSIRGMGRLLRAADPLWLLGPAGGPEAPYVSVVCALISRAAPPPDDVPAPQPYASNVAAVAAALQALLAKLQAAGPDRRVRTLTLALAPHVCVFAAPHMEERAWTSRASREACGRLESQLLAAGGWLDSTHMLTGGGPDGEAGILGAVLDVVRPTLEREARRQCDRVDEVDSALAWTLLRVPRPFLAPVLPRLLGPALLLSDHQGGDKCMLGIRCLHHIVSNTAASELRALNRADVMYEALFRHLHGTDADVMQLLLPCLLDLLAVLESPPSAAPRGAAPRHHRVLRLLLTRMEAEHKVALRRVYAQALPAYLHRMGVSACRHFARLSRVVPAYLEVGDGLEELTRLYTLEALWQILTAAWPRVAVAAQRAPSPCGSRVCCVCWWTPSGPSPASAPTSAAGSAAGPPDAWPCWMPPPADACSARWSRWTPAVVLPRWRVS; encoded by the exons atgaCGGACTTTTCCCGGTTGTTTGATGAGCTTGAGCTGGATGACGATGAGCGGCCCCTCTCCTCCGCCTTGCTCCCACCCGTCGCCGCGCTCCTCCCTGAGCTGCGGCGGCGTTTGGTCAGCCGACCCCCGGACCCAAGTCTGTCCATCCGCGGAATGGGCCGGCTCCTCCGAGCGGCCGATCCCCTTTGGCTGCTGGGCCCGGCCGGCGGACCGGAGGCGCCGTATGTCTCGGTGGTCTGCGCTCTAATCAGCCgcgccgccccgccgcccgatgacgtccccgcgccgcaaCCCTACGCGTCCAATGTGGCCGCCGTGGCTGCTGCCCTGCAAGCGCTGCTGGCAAAACTGCAAGCGGCGGGGCCTGACCGGCGCGTCCGGACCCTGACGCTGGCCCTGGCCCCCCACGTCTGCGTGTTTGCTGCCCCGCACATGGAG GAGCGAGCGTGGACCAGCCGTGCTTCCAGAGAGGCGTGTGGCCGCCTGGAATCGCAATTGTTGGCAGCGGGAGGTTGGCTAGACTCCACCCACATGCTGACAGGCGGCGGCCCTGACGGCGAGGCCGGCATCCTGGGGGCGGTCCTGGATGTGGTGCGGCCAACGCTCGAAAG GGAAGCGCGGCGGCAGTGCGACCGAGTCGATGAGGTGGACTCGGCGTTGGCGTGGACGCTCCTGCGG GTGCCGCGCCCCTTCCTGGCACCTGTGCTGCCCCGCCTCCTGGGCCCCGCCCtcctcctcagcgaccaccaaGGCGGTGACAAGTGCATGCTGGGAATTCGCTGCCTGCACCATATTGTCAGCAACACG GCTGCCAGCGAGCTGCGCGCGTTGAACCGGGCGGACGTCATGTACGAGGCGCTTTTCCGACATCTGCACGGCACTGACGCTGACGTCATGCAG CTGCTCCTGCCTTGCCTCTTGGACCTGCTGGCCGTTTTGGAGAGTCCCCCTTCGGCAGCCCCCCGCGGGGCGGCCCCTCGCCACCACCGTGTGCTGCGCCTGCTGCTCACGCGCATGGAGGCCGAGCACAAGGTGGCGCTCAGGAGAGTCTACGCGCAGGCGCTGCCGGCCTACCTGCACAG GATGGGTGTGAGCGCGTGTCGCCACTTTGCCCGTCTGAGTCGCGTGGTCCCAGCCTACCTGGAGGTCGGCGACGGTCTCGAAGAGCTCACCCGACTGTACACCCTGGAAGCCCTCTGGCAAATCCTCACGGCGGCGTGGCCACG TGTGGCAGTTGCGGCTCAGCGCGCGCCATCGCCATGTGGCTCCCGTGTTTGCTGCGTCTGCTGGTGGACGCCGAGTGGCCCGAGCCCCGCCTCCGCCCCGACGTCTGCCGCCGGCTCGGCCGCCGGGCCGCCCGATGCGTGGCCCTGCTGGATGCCGCCGCCCGCGGACGCCTGCAG TGCGCGCTGGAGCAGGTGGACGCCGGCTGTTGTACTCCCGAGGTGGCGAGTCTCCTAG